Proteins encoded in a region of the Pseudomonas syringae KCTC 12500 genome:
- a CDS encoding 1-acyl-sn-glycerol-3-phosphate acyltransferase encodes MMGEFDAIRPYNDAEVPAVLARLLSDKAFLAILTRFRFPRLAGAFGWLLQPTLARKLRREFAGIDSVATLQDKVEYYVDHTIERATDGVTYTGVEQLKSGCAYLFLANHRDIVMDPAFVNYAVYHAGLPTPRIAIGDNLLQKPFVSDLMRLNKSFIVHRSITGRREKMAAYQLLSAYINHSITQDCQSIWIAQAEGRAKDGDDRTESAILKMFHMSRKDEPFGDVIRSLNLIPVSISYEYDPCDSAKARELYIRATTGAYTKTPGEDDVSIALGITGYKGRVHVNFAPPITEHFEDTKQLAIEMDRQILGGYRLFPVHYLAYAQWSDADPALEVPKAEALFPADELERAREEWESRLAGTPIEHRPYMIQQYATPVRNQYRVKAGLAL; translated from the coding sequence ATGATGGGCGAATTTGATGCCATCCGACCTTACAACGATGCAGAAGTCCCCGCCGTCTTGGCACGTCTGCTGAGCGACAAAGCCTTTCTCGCCATTCTGACCCGATTCCGCTTTCCACGCCTGGCGGGCGCATTCGGCTGGCTGCTGCAGCCAACACTGGCGCGCAAGCTGCGCCGCGAGTTTGCAGGTATCGACTCGGTGGCCACGCTGCAGGACAAAGTCGAATATTACGTCGACCACACCATCGAACGCGCCACGGACGGGGTCACCTACACCGGCGTCGAACAGCTGAAGTCCGGTTGTGCCTACCTGTTTCTGGCCAACCATCGCGATATCGTCATGGACCCGGCGTTCGTCAACTACGCCGTGTACCACGCAGGCCTGCCTACTCCGCGCATCGCGATTGGCGACAACCTGCTGCAAAAGCCATTCGTCAGCGACCTGATGCGCCTGAACAAAAGCTTCATCGTGCACCGCTCGATCACCGGGCGGCGCGAGAAAATGGCGGCTTATCAATTGCTGTCGGCGTACATCAATCACTCGATCACCCAAGACTGCCAGTCGATCTGGATCGCTCAGGCCGAAGGCCGCGCCAAGGACGGTGACGACCGTACCGAGTCGGCGATCCTCAAGATGTTCCACATGAGCCGCAAGGATGAGCCATTTGGCGACGTGATTCGTTCGCTGAACCTGATCCCGGTGTCGATCAGCTATGAGTATGATCCGTGCGACAGCGCCAAGGCCCGCGAGCTGTACATTCGTGCGACAACCGGCGCCTACACCAAGACGCCGGGCGAAGACGACGTGAGCATTGCCCTGGGGATCACCGGCTATAAAGGCCGTGTGCATGTGAACTTCGCACCGCCGATCACCGAGCATTTCGAGGACACCAAGCAACTGGCCATCGAGATGGATCGGCAAATTCTCGGCGGCTATCGGCTGTTCCCGGTGCATTACCTGGCGTACGCGCAGTGGAGCGACGCCGATCCGGCGCTTGAAGTGCCGAAGGCTGAAGCGCTGTTTCCGGCCGATGAACTCGAGCGCGCCAGGGAAGAGTGGGAAAGCCGCCTGGCAGGCACGCCGATCGAGCACCGCCCTTACATGATTCAGCAATACGCGACTCCAGTGCGCAACCAGTACCGCGTCAAGGCAGGGCTGGCGCTTTAA
- a CDS encoding CPXCG motif-containing cysteine-rich protein, whose amino-acid sequence MQELQSYDCPYCGEPVEAVLDLSGGDQQYIEDCPVCCRPIVFDLQTDGEDWNLDVRSENE is encoded by the coding sequence ATGCAGGAATTACAGAGTTACGACTGCCCTTATTGCGGCGAACCTGTCGAAGCCGTACTGGACCTTTCCGGCGGCGATCAACAGTACATTGAAGACTGTCCGGTCTGTTGCCGCCCGATCGTTTTCGACCTGCAGACCGACGGCGAAGACTGGAATCTGGACGTTCGCAGCGAGAACGAGTGA
- a CDS encoding putative signal transducing protein yields the protein MQKIYEPENLMEAELLLAMLASEGINAHLAGRDLLGAMGELPGLGLLALKVEDAQVARARALITAYNSASPLSGDEPDDFPDVLVC from the coding sequence ATGCAGAAGATCTACGAGCCCGAGAACCTGATGGAGGCCGAGTTGCTGCTGGCAATGCTTGCCAGCGAAGGCATCAACGCGCATCTGGCCGGTCGCGATCTGCTCGGGGCGATGGGCGAGCTACCGGGGCTGGGGCTTCTGGCACTCAAGGTCGAAGATGCGCAGGTCGCCCGCGCACGAGCGTTGATCACTGCGTACAATAGCGCTTCGCCCCTGTCTGGCGATGAGCCGGACGACTTCCCCGATGTACTGGTGTGCTGA
- a CDS encoding SOS response-associated peptidase, which yields MCGRYALFRWTPAFAALPGFPADQQAQWNISPADWVLIMRAAENADGIELVRARWGLTPAWLTDLSKTPAHARAETVAEQPMFRDAFTHRRCLLPANGFYEWRGTVRKRPFWLTPGEGAALFFAAIWEAYPVQGHTYLSVAVVTQAAATQRRPLILDAKGQKDWLAADTPLPTLQALLAAPQTALRERPLANLVNDPKLNAPECLTPLS from the coding sequence ATGTGTGGACGCTACGCCCTGTTTCGCTGGACCCCTGCCTTTGCCGCCTTGCCCGGTTTTCCTGCCGATCAGCAGGCGCAATGGAATATTTCGCCAGCCGACTGGGTGTTGATCATGCGTGCCGCCGAAAATGCTGACGGTATCGAACTGGTGCGCGCGCGCTGGGGCCTGACCCCGGCCTGGCTCACCGACCTGTCGAAAACGCCTGCCCACGCCCGCGCCGAAACCGTGGCCGAGCAGCCGATGTTTCGCGATGCCTTCACCCATCGCCGCTGTCTGCTCCCCGCCAACGGCTTTTACGAATGGCGTGGCACGGTGCGCAAGCGTCCTTTCTGGCTGACGCCAGGGGAGGGCGCCGCACTGTTTTTCGCCGCGATCTGGGAAGCCTATCCGGTGCAGGGGCATACCTACCTGAGCGTCGCGGTGGTCACCCAGGCGGCTGCGACCCAGCGTCGGCCGTTGATTCTGGATGCCAAGGGTCAGAAAGACTGGCTGGCCGCCGACACGCCGCTGCCGACCCTGCAAGCGTTGCTGGCTGCCCCGCAGACGGCGCTGCGCGAACGGCCTTTGGCCAATCTGGTTAATGATCCGAAGCTGAATGCCCCCGAGTGCCTCACGCCGCTAAGTTAG
- a CDS encoding M48 family metallopeptidase has translation MRPSFAFCALSAALLLGGCQAVNTTSGDSVGVERKQYMFSMLSTDEVNKMYAQSYQQTVGEATSKGVLDTTSANAKRVHAIADRLIAQAPKLRPDSAQWQWEVNLIKSDELNANCGPGGKIIVYSGLIDTLKLTDDEIAAVMGHEIAHALREHGREAMSKAYGVSMAKQGAGALLGLGQDSLALADTVVNYSLTLPNSRSNENEADLLGLELAARAGYNPNAAITLWQKMTQNSGGSQPEFMSTHPASESRIASLQAAIPKVMPLYQKAAKS, from the coding sequence ATGCGTCCTTCATTTGCCTTCTGTGCCTTGAGCGCTGCGTTGCTGCTCGGCGGGTGTCAGGCAGTCAATACCACGAGTGGCGACTCGGTCGGTGTGGAGCGCAAACAGTACATGTTCAGCATGCTCTCCACGGATGAAGTCAACAAAATGTACGCCCAGTCCTACCAGCAGACCGTTGGCGAGGCGACCAGCAAAGGGGTGCTGGACACCACCAGCGCCAATGCCAAGCGGGTTCATGCAATCGCCGATCGACTGATTGCCCAGGCGCCCAAATTACGGCCTGATTCGGCGCAGTGGCAGTGGGAAGTCAACCTGATCAAGAGCGACGAGCTGAACGCCAACTGTGGTCCTGGTGGCAAGATCATTGTCTACAGTGGCCTGATCGATACCCTCAAACTGACCGACGATGAAATCGCGGCGGTCATGGGCCACGAGATCGCCCATGCCCTGCGCGAGCACGGGCGTGAAGCGATGTCCAAGGCATACGGTGTTTCAATGGCCAAGCAGGGCGCAGGTGCCTTGCTGGGATTGGGACAGGACAGCCTGGCGTTGGCAGATACCGTGGTCAACTATAGCCTGACGCTGCCCAACAGCCGCAGTAACGAGAACGAAGCCGATCTGCTCGGTCTCGAACTGGCCGCGCGCGCCGGTTACAACCCGAATGCGGCGATCACCCTGTGGCAGAAGATGACCCAGAACTCCGGTGGTTCGCAGCCTGAGTTCATGAGCACTCACCCGGCCTCGGAAAGTCGCATCGCTTCGTTGCAGGCTGCGATACCGAAAGTCATGCCGCTGTACCAGAAAGCCGCTAAATCCTGA
- a CDS encoding TMEM165/GDT1 family protein, whose protein sequence is MLESFLVPTAVVALAEIGDKTQLLALVLAARFRKPWPIIAGIVAATLANHAAAGAVGAWFSSYLSDPVLHWILAASFTATALWTLVPDKMDDDEASTARKFGPFMTTLITFFIAEIGDKTQIATVMLAAQYSYLWLVILGTTVGMLLANVPVVLAGNFAAEKLPLTLIRRLAACAFFVLALVAVYKAMQVSGWV, encoded by the coding sequence ATGCTGGAATCATTCTTAGTCCCTACCGCAGTGGTTGCGCTCGCCGAAATCGGTGACAAGACGCAGTTACTCGCGCTCGTTCTCGCCGCGCGCTTTCGCAAGCCATGGCCGATCATTGCCGGCATCGTTGCCGCAACCCTCGCCAACCATGCGGCAGCCGGCGCTGTAGGTGCCTGGTTCAGCAGTTATCTGTCAGACCCAGTGCTGCACTGGATCCTCGCCGCCAGCTTTACCGCCACGGCGCTGTGGACACTGGTTCCGGACAAGATGGACGACGACGAAGCCAGCACGGCACGCAAGTTTGGCCCGTTCATGACCACGCTGATCACGTTCTTCATCGCTGAAATCGGTGACAAGACGCAGATCGCCACGGTGATGCTGGCGGCGCAGTATTCCTATCTGTGGCTGGTCATTCTGGGCACCACGGTGGGCATGCTGCTGGCCAATGTGCCGGTGGTGCTGGCGGGCAATTTCGCCGCCGAGAAGCTGCCGCTGACCCTGATCCGCCGACTGGCTGCCTGCGCGTTCTTCGTGCTGGCGCTGGTGGCGGTTTACAAGGCAATGCAAGTCAGCGGCTGGGTGTGA
- a CDS encoding class I SAM-dependent methyltransferase, which translates to MDPRSEVLLRQAELFQGSLLLVGLPADDLLGKLPDARGWCWHAGDQAALDARFEGRVDFGVEAPQTDFEAAVLFLPKARDLTDYLLNALASRLAGRELFLVGEKRGGIEAAARQLSPFGRARKLDSARHCQLWQVTVEHAPQAVSLESLAKPYQIELQDGPLTVVSLPGVFSHGRLDRGSALLLENIDKLPSGNLLDFGCGAGVLGAAIKRRYPHNEVIMLDVDAFATASSRLTLAANGLQAQVLTGDGIDAAPMGLNTILSNPPFHVGVHTDYMATENLLRKARQHLKSGGELRLVANNFLRYQPLIEEHVGQCEVRAQGNGFKIYSAKRP; encoded by the coding sequence ATGGACCCGCGCAGTGAAGTGTTACTCCGTCAGGCTGAGCTGTTTCAGGGCTCGCTGTTGTTGGTCGGGCTGCCCGCCGATGACCTGCTCGGAAAACTGCCGGATGCCCGTGGATGGTGCTGGCACGCCGGTGATCAGGCGGCTCTGGACGCACGTTTTGAAGGGCGCGTGGATTTCGGTGTCGAAGCGCCACAGACTGACTTCGAAGCCGCTGTGCTGTTCCTGCCCAAGGCGCGTGACCTGACCGACTACCTGCTCAATGCACTGGCCTCGCGACTGGCCGGACGCGAGCTGTTTCTGGTCGGCGAGAAACGCGGCGGCATCGAAGCGGCTGCCAGGCAACTGAGCCCTTTCGGCCGCGCGCGCAAGCTGGACAGCGCTCGCCACTGCCAGCTGTGGCAGGTCACCGTCGAGCACGCACCGCAAGCCGTCAGCCTGGAAAGCCTCGCCAAGCCCTACCAGATCGAATTGCAGGACGGACCGCTCACCGTCGTCAGCCTGCCCGGCGTTTTCAGCCATGGCCGCCTCGACCGTGGCTCAGCCCTGTTGCTGGAAAACATCGACAAGCTGCCCAGCGGCAACCTGCTCGACTTCGGTTGCGGCGCCGGGGTGCTGGGCGCGGCGATCAAGCGTCGTTACCCGCACAACGAAGTCATCATGCTCGATGTCGATGCCTTCGCCACCGCCAGTTCACGCCTGACCCTGGCCGCCAATGGCCTGCAAGCCCAAGTGCTGACCGGTGACGGCATCGACGCAGCGCCGATGGGGTTGAACACGATTCTGAGCAATCCACCGTTCCATGTCGGCGTTCATACCGATTACATGGCAACGGAAAACTTGCTGAGAAAAGCACGCCAACATCTCAAATCAGGCGGCGAACTGCGCCTGGTGGCGAATAACTTCCTGCGTTATCAGCCGCTGATCGAAGAGCACGTCGGCCAGTGCGAAGTCAGGGCGCAGGGCAACGGTTTCAAAATCTACAGCGCCAAACGCCCCTGA
- a CDS encoding LysE family translocator, with amino-acid sequence MYLAEFLTVALIHLLAVASPGPDFAVVVRESVAHGRKAGTWAALGVGSAIFLHVGYSLLGIGIIVSQSIVLFNALKWAAAAYLLYIGIKALRAKPAAATADVAIKATPCERTARGAYISGFVTNGLNPKATLFFLSLFTVVINPHTPLLVQGGYGVYLAVATAAWFCLVARLFSQARVRAGFARMGHWFDRAMGGVLIALGIKLALTEVH; translated from the coding sequence ATGTACTTGGCAGAGTTTCTTACCGTTGCGCTGATTCACCTGCTGGCGGTTGCCAGTCCCGGTCCGGATTTTGCGGTGGTGGTGCGTGAAAGCGTCGCTCATGGGCGCAAGGCAGGGACCTGGGCGGCGTTGGGCGTCGGCTCGGCGATCTTTCTGCATGTGGGCTATTCGCTGCTGGGGATCGGGATTATCGTTTCCCAGTCCATCGTGCTGTTCAACGCGCTGAAATGGGCAGCCGCTGCTTATCTGCTGTACATCGGCATCAAGGCGTTGCGCGCCAAGCCAGCCGCCGCGACGGCCGATGTCGCCATCAAGGCTACTCCCTGCGAGCGCACGGCGCGCGGTGCCTACATCAGCGGTTTTGTCACCAATGGCCTGAATCCCAAGGCGACGCTGTTCTTCCTCTCGTTGTTCACCGTGGTGATCAATCCGCACACCCCATTGCTGGTGCAGGGCGGTTACGGCGTGTACCTCGCAGTGGCGACGGCGGCGTGGTTCTGTCTGGTGGCGCGACTGTTCAGCCAGGCCCGGGTGCGCGCAGGATTCGCGCGCATGGGGCACTGGTTCGACCGGGCCATGGGCGGCGTGCTGATCGCGCTGGGCATCAAGCTGGCGCTGACCGAGGTCCACTGA
- a CDS encoding fatty acid--CoA ligase, which translates to MLQTRVLAPADGAYQCPLLIKRLLLSGGRYEKTREIIYRDSVRYTYATLNERICRLANVLTAAGVKAGDTVAVMDWDSHRYLECMFAIPMIGAVIHTVNVRLSPEQIAYTINHADDRLVLVNSEFMALYQAMSGHLNTVEKTLLLTDLPDKSADLPNLVGEYETLLAAASPEYVFEDFDENSVATTFYTTGTTGNPKGVYFTHRQLVLHTMGVATIMGCIDSTRLLGTDDVYMPITPMFHVHAWGIPYAATMLGLKQVYPGRYDPELLVELWRREKVTFSHCVPTILQMLLNAKSAQDVDFGGWKIIIGGSSLTRSLYQAAKCRGIQLTAAYGMSETGPLISVAHINEELKAGSEDERITYRIKAGVPGMLVEAAIIDQQGNSLPADGETQGELVLRAPWLTGSYFREPEKGAELWAGGWLHTGDVATLDGMGFIDIRDRIKDVIKTGGEWVSSLELEDLCSRHPAVREVAVVGIADPQWGERPFALLVIRDGHQLDAKGLKEHLKPFVEQGHINKWAIPSQIALVTEIPKTSVGKLDKKRMRRDIVEWQSSNSAFLSTL; encoded by the coding sequence ATGTTACAGACTCGCGTTCTTGCGCCCGCCGATGGCGCGTATCAGTGCCCTCTGTTGATCAAGCGCCTGCTGTTGTCGGGCGGTCGTTATGAAAAGACGCGCGAAATTATCTACCGTGATTCGGTCCGTTATACCTACGCGACCCTCAACGAACGCATCTGCCGCCTGGCCAATGTGCTGACGGCGGCAGGCGTGAAGGCCGGCGACACGGTGGCGGTGATGGACTGGGACAGCCACCGCTACCTGGAGTGCATGTTTGCCATCCCGATGATTGGCGCGGTCATCCACACCGTCAATGTGCGGCTTTCTCCCGAGCAGATCGCCTACACCATCAACCACGCCGATGACCGTCTGGTGCTGGTGAACAGCGAGTTCATGGCGCTGTATCAGGCCATGTCCGGACACCTGAACACGGTCGAAAAGACCCTGTTGCTGACCGACTTGCCAGACAAGAGCGCCGACCTGCCCAACCTGGTGGGCGAGTACGAGACCCTGCTGGCTGCGGCCAGCCCCGAGTACGTGTTCGAGGATTTCGACGAAAACTCGGTCGCCACCACGTTTTACACCACCGGCACTACCGGCAACCCCAAGGGCGTGTATTTCACCCACCGCCAACTGGTGCTGCACACCATGGGCGTGGCGACCATCATGGGCTGTATCGACAGCACCCGGCTGCTGGGCACCGATGACGTCTACATGCCGATCACACCGATGTTTCACGTGCATGCCTGGGGCATTCCCTATGCGGCAACCATGCTCGGTCTGAAACAGGTGTACCCCGGCCGCTACGATCCCGAGTTGCTGGTAGAGCTGTGGCGCAGGGAGAAAGTCACCTTCTCCCATTGCGTGCCGACCATCCTGCAAATGCTCCTGAACGCCAAGTCTGCTCAGGACGTCGATTTCGGCGGCTGGAAGATCATCATTGGCGGCAGCTCCCTGACTCGCAGTCTGTATCAGGCCGCCAAATGCCGTGGCATCCAGCTCACTGCCGCTTACGGCATGTCCGAAACCGGACCGCTCATTTCCGTAGCGCACATCAACGAAGAACTGAAAGCGGGCAGTGAAGACGAGCGCATCACCTACCGGATCAAGGCCGGCGTGCCGGGGATGCTGGTGGAGGCCGCCATCATCGATCAACAGGGCAACTCTCTCCCGGCCGACGGAGAAACCCAAGGCGAGCTGGTCTTACGTGCGCCCTGGCTGACCGGAAGCTACTTTCGCGAGCCCGAAAAAGGCGCCGAGTTGTGGGCGGGGGGCTGGTTGCATACCGGCGATGTGGCGACGCTGGACGGCATGGGTTTTATCGACATTCGCGACCGCATCAAGGACGTGATCAAGACCGGTGGCGAATGGGTTTCGTCGCTGGAGCTCGAAGACTTGTGCAGTCGCCATCCGGCAGTGCGCGAAGTGGCAGTGGTCGGCATCGCCGATCCGCAATGGGGCGAACGTCCGTTTGCCTTGCTGGTGATTCGCGATGGCCACCAGCTCGACGCCAAGGGTTTGAAGGAGCACCTCAAGCCGTTTGTCGAGCAAGGTCACATCAATAAGTGGGCCATTCCCAGCCAGATCGCGCTTGTTACCGAAATTCCCAAGACCAGCGTCGGCAAGCTGGACAAGAAACGCATGCGCCGGGACATCGTGGAGTGGCAAAGCAGCAACAGTGCCTTTCTCTCGACCCTCTGA
- a CDS encoding DUF1302 domain-containing protein, giving the protein MTSTSPFWRRARLPLAVSLASSLAGPAFAVTFNVGEIEGSFDSSLSVGASWSTANPNKNLIGANNGGRGLSQTSDDGHLNFKRGETFSKIFKGIHDLELKYGDTGVFLRGKYWYDFELKDENREFKDISDSGRKEGAKSSGFQLLDAFVYHNYSIADQPGAVRFGKQVISWGESTFIQGGINSVNPVDVSAFRRPGSEIKEGLIPVNMFYLSQSLTDNLSAEGFYQLEWDQTVVDNCGTFFSQPDVIADGCNNNLAVLRSRSGLNSSLTAAGLPAGARGAVFNSLSQQGVVFGNPDEGAVVRRGPDRDARDSGQFGFALRYNFEPLDTEFGAYMMNYHSRAPIFSGRGGSAASFSPQGLVGSLVRNGIPASTAAALAPSLLPVVVAGNSSYYVEYPEDIRLYGLSFSTTLPTGTAWSGEISYRPNAPIQVNTTDILYSGISPLNPNVSLLSGQPNTDQAGYRRKEITQMQTTFTQFFDQVMGAERLTVVGEVGWTHVGGLESTSKIRYGRDPVYGPGPLPGGQCATLNAGTLTGAEQNNLTRYCEDDGFTTANSWGYRARAIWDYNSVFAGVNLKPSVAWSHDVKGYSPGPGGNFEEGRKAVSLGLDAEYQNTYTANLSYTNFFDGKYTTVDDRDFVALSFGMNF; this is encoded by the coding sequence ATGACAAGCACATCCCCCTTCTGGCGTCGGGCCAGGCTGCCTCTGGCTGTCAGCCTTGCCTCTTCGCTCGCCGGCCCGGCTTTTGCCGTGACCTTCAACGTCGGCGAGATCGAAGGCAGTTTCGACTCGTCGCTGTCGGTGGGCGCGAGCTGGTCGACGGCCAATCCCAACAAGAACCTGATCGGCGCCAACAACGGCGGGCGTGGTTTGTCGCAAACGTCCGATGACGGTCACTTGAACTTCAAGCGTGGGGAGACGTTTTCGAAGATATTCAAGGGCATTCATGATCTGGAACTTAAGTACGGCGATACCGGTGTTTTCCTGCGCGGCAAATACTGGTACGACTTCGAGCTCAAGGATGAAAACCGCGAGTTCAAGGACATCAGCGACTCGGGCCGCAAGGAGGGCGCCAAGTCGTCCGGGTTCCAGTTGCTCGACGCCTTCGTCTATCACAACTATTCGATTGCCGATCAGCCGGGCGCGGTGCGCTTTGGCAAGCAGGTCATCAGTTGGGGGGAAAGTACCTTCATTCAGGGCGGCATCAACAGCGTCAACCCGGTCGATGTCTCGGCCTTCCGGCGACCCGGGTCGGAAATCAAGGAAGGCCTGATTCCGGTCAACATGTTCTACCTGTCGCAGAGCCTGACCGACAACCTGTCTGCCGAAGGTTTCTACCAGCTGGAATGGGACCAGACGGTCGTCGACAACTGCGGCACCTTCTTCTCGCAACCGGATGTGATTGCCGATGGCTGCAACAACAACCTCGCGGTCTTGCGCAGCCGCAGCGGCCTGAACAGCTCGCTGACGGCGGCCGGTCTGCCTGCCGGGGCGCGCGGTGCGGTGTTCAATTCACTGTCGCAGCAGGGCGTGGTGTTCGGCAACCCGGATGAGGGCGCGGTGGTGCGCCGAGGCCCTGACCGCGATGCGCGTGACAGCGGCCAGTTCGGTTTCGCCTTGCGTTACAACTTCGAACCGCTGGACACCGAGTTCGGCGCGTACATGATGAATTACCACAGCCGTGCACCGATTTTCAGCGGGCGCGGCGGCTCTGCTGCTTCGTTCAGTCCGCAAGGGCTGGTCGGTTCGCTGGTTCGCAATGGCATTCCTGCCAGCACTGCCGCCGCGCTGGCCCCCAGTCTGCTGCCGGTGGTGGTGGCAGGCAACTCCAGTTACTACGTCGAATACCCCGAAGACATTCGTCTGTACGGCCTGAGCTTCTCGACCACGCTGCCCACCGGCACGGCGTGGAGCGGCGAGATCAGTTATCGCCCCAACGCGCCGATTCAGGTCAATACCACCGACATCCTCTATTCGGGTATTTCGCCGCTCAACCCCAATGTGTCGCTACTCAGCGGGCAGCCGAATACGGATCAAGCCGGTTATCGCCGCAAAGAAATCACCCAGATGCAGACCACATTTACTCAGTTCTTCGATCAGGTCATGGGCGCCGAGCGTCTGACGGTGGTCGGTGAAGTGGGCTGGACTCACGTGGGCGGGCTCGAAAGCACCTCCAAAATCCGTTATGGACGCGATCCGGTGTACGGCCCGGGGCCGCTGCCTGGCGGTCAATGCGCAACGTTGAACGCCGGCACGCTGACCGGTGCCGAGCAGAATAACCTGACCCGCTATTGCGAAGACGACGGCTTTACCACCGCCAACTCCTGGGGCTACCGCGCCCGTGCCATCTGGGATTACAACAGCGTGTTCGCCGGGGTCAACCTCAAGCCGAGCGTGGCCTGGTCGCATGACGTCAAAGGCTATTCACCCGGCCCAGGTGGCAACTTCGAAGAGGGGCGCAAGGCCGTCAGCCTGGGGCTCGATGCCGAGTACCAGAACACCTACACCGCGAACCTTTCCTACACCAACTTCTTTGATGGCAAGTACACCACGGTCGATGACCGGGACTTCGTGGCGCTGAGCTTCGGCATGAACTTCTAA
- a CDS encoding DUF1329 domain-containing protein, which produces MKITKNLLQAGVLGMSLLATGVMAAVSESEAAKLGTSLTPMGAEKAGNAANTIPAWSPMPKNAGAVDSKGFLANPYASEKPLFIITAANVEQYKDKLAPGQYAMFKRYPDSYRIPVYPTRRGATVPDDVFAAIKKNATTTKLVGGGSGLENFDTAIPFPIPASGVEVIWNHITRYRGGSVKRLVTQATPQPNGSYSLVYFSDQFVFRDKMRDFDPKNPGNVLFYFKQEVTAPARLAGGVLLVHETLDQVKEPRSAWLYNAGQRRVRRAPQVSYDGPGTASDGLRTSDNLDMYNGAPDRYDWKLIGKQEMYIASNSHKLDDPTLKYADIIKAGHINQDLTRYELRRVWHVTATLKEGQRHIYAKRDFFIDEDTWQAAVIDHYDGRGQLWRVAEAHSENYYDKQVPWYAVETLYDLQSGRYVALGMKNEEKKAYEFGFTAGTSDFTPNALRQEGVR; this is translated from the coding sequence ATGAAAATAACAAAAAATCTGTTGCAGGCCGGGGTTCTGGGGATGTCGCTGCTGGCGACCGGTGTGATGGCTGCGGTGTCCGAGTCCGAAGCGGCGAAGCTGGGCACCTCACTGACGCCGATGGGCGCGGAAAAGGCCGGTAATGCGGCCAACACCATTCCGGCCTGGAGCCCGATGCCGAAAAACGCCGGGGCGGTGGACAGCAAGGGTTTCCTTGCCAACCCGTACGCCAGTGAAAAACCGCTGTTCATCATCACCGCGGCCAATGTCGAGCAGTACAAGGACAAGCTGGCGCCGGGCCAATACGCGATGTTCAAGCGTTACCCGGACAGCTACCGGATTCCGGTCTACCCGACCCGTCGCGGTGCTACCGTGCCGGATGATGTGTTCGCCGCGATCAAAAAGAATGCCACCACCACCAAGCTGGTCGGTGGCGGCAGTGGTCTGGAAAACTTCGATACGGCCATCCCGTTCCCGATCCCGGCCAGCGGTGTCGAGGTCATCTGGAACCACATCACCCGCTACCGGGGCGGCAGCGTCAAGCGTCTGGTCACCCAGGCCACGCCACAGCCCAACGGCTCCTACAGCCTGGTGTATTTCTCCGATCAGTTCGTGTTTCGCGACAAGATGAGGGATTTCGACCCGAAAAATCCAGGCAACGTGCTGTTCTACTTCAAGCAGGAAGTCACCGCCCCGGCGCGTCTGGCCGGTGGCGTGCTGCTGGTGCATGAAACCCTCGATCAAGTGAAGGAGCCGCGCTCGGCATGGCTTTACAACGCCGGTCAACGCCGCGTCCGTCGTGCGCCGCAGGTGTCCTATGACGGGCCGGGTACTGCGTCCGACGGGCTGCGCACGTCAGACAACCTCGACATGTACAACGGTGCGCCGGATCGCTATGACTGGAAACTGATCGGCAAGCAGGAAATGTACATCGCCTCCAACAGCCACAAGCTGGACGATCCGACGCTCAAGTACGCCGACATCATCAAGGCCGGCCATATCAACCAGGACCTGACCCGCTACGAGCTGCGCCGCGTCTGGCACGTGACCGCCACCCTCAAGGAAGGGCAGCGTCATATCTATGCCAAGCGTGACTTCTTCATTGATGAAGACACCTGGCAGGCCGCGGTCATCGACCATTACGACGGACGTGGTCAGCTGTGGCGCGTGGCCGAGGCGCACTCGGAAAACTACTACGACAAGCAAGTGCCGTGGTACGCGGTAGAAACGCTGTACGACCTGCAATCGGGTCGCTACGTGGCGCTGGGCATGAAGAACGAAGAGAAGAAAGCCTACGAGTTCGGCTTCACGGCCGGCACCAGCGACTTCACCCCCAACGCGCTGCGTCAGGAAGGGGTTCGTTGA